A portion of the Ralstonia nicotianae genome contains these proteins:
- a CDS encoding pilus assembly PilX family protein translates to MNRFNGRLRLGRRADQGYTLIVGLMLLLVLTLFGLGMFRSLGLQERIAANTRDKQRAFESAQSALQYGEWWLRQSSSSLSASTCSGVTSANVSTGMRVCNLAPTSPTSLPWSVRSDYLPPSMTANGGGGLTSSGDVNYAAKPGLYINYLGLSANGLAALYQVTAFGYGGDATTASVVQSTYQIASGAKDLGQQ, encoded by the coding sequence ATGAACCGTTTCAATGGTCGTCTTCGCCTTGGTCGCCGCGCGGACCAGGGCTACACCCTCATCGTCGGCCTGATGCTGTTGCTCGTGCTGACGCTGTTCGGGCTCGGCATGTTCCGCAGCCTGGGGCTGCAGGAGCGGATTGCCGCCAACACGCGCGACAAGCAGCGGGCGTTCGAGTCGGCGCAGAGCGCCCTGCAGTACGGGGAGTGGTGGCTGCGGCAAAGCAGCAGCAGCCTGTCGGCGTCGACATGCAGCGGCGTGACCAGCGCCAACGTGTCGACCGGCATGCGGGTGTGCAATCTGGCGCCGACTTCGCCGACCAGCCTCCCATGGAGCGTGCGGTCCGACTACCTGCCGCCGTCCATGACCGCCAACGGCGGCGGCGGGCTGACGTCGTCCGGCGACGTCAACTATGCCGCCAAGCCGGGGCTGTACATCAACTACCTCGGCCTCTCGGCGAACGGCCTTGCCGCGCTTTATCAGGTCACGGCGTTCGGTTACGGCGGTGACGCGACCACTGCGTCCGTCGTGCAGAGCACGTATCAGATTGCGTCGGGTGCGAAAGATCTGGGACAACAATAA
- a CDS encoding PilW family protein — protein MSAASHRKQWRPAVRQSGTSLIELMIAMVISLVILSGVVVVFINMKQSFTNQDQLALLEDNERLALSILTGTAQSAGYFPDPVNNTLASLLIADSTASYGPLVAGQAVNGTTGTGTGSASDKLTLRYATASGDGILNCLGGTNASGTTQVYVNTFSISSANELQCSLNGATAVPLVSGVSGFSVTYGVDTNGNGYVDTYMSATQVQSGGYWALVRSIRVTLTFTTSLSVSGGQTQTTQWIQNISLMGRVT, from the coding sequence ATGAGCGCCGCATCGCACCGCAAGCAGTGGCGGCCAGCCGTCCGCCAGTCAGGCACGAGCCTGATCGAACTCATGATTGCCATGGTCATCTCGCTGGTCATCCTGAGCGGCGTGGTGGTGGTCTTCATCAACATGAAGCAATCGTTCACGAACCAGGACCAGTTGGCCCTGCTGGAGGACAACGAGCGGCTGGCGCTGTCGATCCTGACCGGCACCGCGCAATCGGCGGGGTACTTCCCCGATCCGGTCAACAATACCCTGGCATCGCTGCTGATCGCCGATTCCACGGCCTCGTACGGACCGCTGGTGGCCGGCCAGGCCGTCAACGGAACGACCGGGACGGGAACCGGCAGCGCCAGCGACAAGCTGACCCTGCGCTATGCCACCGCCTCCGGCGACGGCATCCTGAACTGTCTGGGCGGCACCAACGCGTCCGGTACGACCCAGGTTTACGTCAACACCTTTTCGATCAGTTCCGCCAATGAGCTGCAGTGTTCGCTCAATGGCGCAACAGCCGTCCCGCTGGTGAGCGGCGTGTCCGGGTTCAGCGTGACGTATGGCGTCGATACCAATGGCAACGGCTATGTCGACACCTACATGTCCGCCACCCAGGTGCAGTCGGGCGGGTACTGGGCGCTGGTCCGGTCCATCCGGGTCACGCTGACGTTCACGACGTCGCTCTCGGTCTCCGGCGGACAGACCCAGACAACGCAATGGATCCAGAACATCAGCCTGATGGGGCGCGTCACATGA
- the pilV gene encoding type IV pilus modification protein PilV has product MIVPRRRQAGFSMIETLITLVVISVGLLGLAKLQAASISYTQNTRVRSLIALQTESLAAAMHANKAFWAAGLAPATFTVSAATVTDASGTLNASVSGCSSACTPSQLAAYDVQTWASAMNAKFPSYSATVTCSTSVSVPVSCIATVSWNEKSVAINSMTSASGVTSSATQSFTLYIQP; this is encoded by the coding sequence ATGATCGTGCCCCGCCGGCGGCAGGCCGGCTTCTCGATGATCGAAACGCTGATCACGCTGGTCGTGATCAGTGTCGGCTTGCTGGGCCTGGCGAAGCTCCAGGCGGCCTCGATCAGCTATACGCAGAACACGCGCGTGCGCTCCCTGATCGCCCTGCAGACCGAGTCGCTGGCGGCCGCGATGCATGCGAACAAGGCCTTCTGGGCGGCGGGCCTGGCCCCCGCGACGTTCACGGTCAGCGCCGCCACCGTCACGGATGCGTCCGGCACGCTCAATGCCTCGGTGTCGGGGTGTTCGAGCGCATGCACGCCCAGCCAGCTTGCCGCCTACGACGTGCAGACCTGGGCCAGCGCGATGAATGCGAAGTTCCCGAGCTACAGCGCGACGGTCACCTGCAGCACCTCGGTGAGCGTGCCGGTGTCGTGCATCGCCACCGTATCGTGGAACGAGAAGTCCGTCGCCATCAACAGCATGACGTCGGCCTCGGGCGTGACGTCGTCCGCCACCCAGAGTTTCACGCTCTACATCCAGCCATGA
- a CDS encoding GspH/FimT family pseudopilin has protein sequence MASKPACQRALSAHGWVPAEAMMVAVVAPIGAALADSSCIQPAGRPCRAVAASGRARGFTLVEMVIVISIVAILVMFAAPSFQSTIQSARTTTEVNSLVNDLQFARSEAIKRGQPVSLCVSSDGATCLGSNKWQAGWIVFNDVNGSGAIDSSADVVLRRRATFAGSDTFVASPTTTVLTYNREGFATGLTNGTVTLVLHTAPVNQQATRCVAINVVGRQVVQSAGTGSCA, from the coding sequence GTGGCAAGCAAGCCTGCATGCCAGCGCGCGTTGTCGGCACACGGTTGGGTGCCGGCCGAGGCCATGATGGTGGCGGTGGTCGCCCCCATCGGGGCTGCCCTGGCGGATTCATCCTGCATTCAACCTGCCGGTCGCCCGTGCCGTGCCGTGGCGGCATCCGGCCGCGCGCGCGGCTTCACGCTGGTGGAGATGGTGATCGTGATCTCGATCGTCGCCATCCTCGTCATGTTCGCGGCGCCGTCCTTCCAGTCGACCATCCAGAGCGCCCGCACGACGACCGAAGTCAACTCGCTCGTCAACGACCTGCAGTTCGCGCGCAGCGAGGCCATCAAGCGGGGGCAGCCCGTCAGCCTTTGCGTGTCGTCGGATGGCGCGACCTGCCTCGGCAGCAACAAGTGGCAGGCCGGCTGGATTGTCTTCAACGACGTGAACGGCTCGGGGGCGATCGATTCGAGCGCCGACGTCGTGCTGCGCAGGCGCGCCACCTTTGCCGGCAGCGACACCTTTGTCGCCAGCCCCACCACGACCGTGCTCACCTACAACCGCGAGGGCTTCGCGACGGGGCTCACCAACGGCACGGTCACGCTGGTGCTGCACACCGCGCCGGTCAACCAGCAGGCCACGCGCTGCGTCGCCATCAACGTGGTCGGCCGCCAGGTCGTTCAAAGCGCGGGGACCGGCTCATGCGCATGA
- the speD gene encoding adenosylmethionine decarboxylase has product MTRTDMAPAMAEGGMPPVGEHLLLDLYGVSPALLRDAALLESTLREAADALGATVLHAHLHRFGAPGANAPAEAGGGVTGVLLLAESHLSIHTWPEHGFAAIDAFMCGTGATLAARAIFERALAPSRVDVRVTLRGGLPG; this is encoded by the coding sequence GTGACGCGCACCGACATGGCCCCGGCCATGGCAGAAGGCGGCATGCCGCCGGTCGGCGAACACCTGCTGCTGGATCTGTACGGCGTGTCTCCCGCGCTGCTGCGCGATGCGGCGCTGCTCGAGTCCACGCTGCGCGAGGCCGCCGATGCGCTGGGCGCTACCGTGCTGCACGCGCATCTGCACCGCTTCGGCGCGCCCGGCGCCAACGCGCCGGCGGAGGCGGGCGGCGGCGTGACTGGCGTGCTGCTGCTGGCCGAATCCCATCTGTCCATCCACACCTGGCCCGAGCACGGGTTTGCCGCCATCGATGCGTTCATGTGCGGGACCGGCGCCACGCTCGCCGCGCGCGCCATCTTCGAGCGCGCGCTGGCGCCGTCGCGCGTGGACGTCCGCGTGACGCTGCGCGGGGGCCTGCCGGGCTAG
- a CDS encoding DUF4178 domain-containing protein: MFHANCPACGAPVELKSAAAVMAVCSFCKSTLLRDGETLKDIGKMSAVLEDYARVQIGTTGRYQGRAFTVIGRIQLRYDAGFWNEWYALFDDGSDGWLAEASGQVTMTLASGRPADAVPFESLRPGQSYDADGKRFVLSDVREADCTGGEGELPFRVGQGWRARVADGRSKDAFLTLDYSDGTAPVLYLGVATSLKALNCQLLRSDQDIRDSAGALPGKLVNLDCPACGTSVPFSPGVTTHLLCPSCGSAVDTSAARAELVERARSVPEVVTTLDLGAKAVIDGAQWQIIGVMRRTVVNGDGEWFEYLLYSASRGFLWLVETDEGWSRAQVLERWPETVDAGGAVLDGKRYARSDDYSARVSYAAGAFNWRVKSGDVTRVIEYGAAANGLAAESDAHELNWSRSTPVSSAEIQAWFGKTVAEPVKPADGSYMTVAVVACVLLGLLNLVPFFMAPGSVVVITLFAAGLLLLPAWLAVKVGGGE, encoded by the coding sequence ATGTTTCATGCCAATTGCCCGGCGTGCGGCGCGCCGGTGGAACTGAAGTCTGCCGCCGCCGTGATGGCGGTGTGCAGCTTCTGCAAGAGCACGCTGCTGCGCGACGGCGAGACGCTCAAGGACATCGGCAAGATGTCCGCCGTGCTCGAAGACTACGCGCGCGTGCAGATCGGCACCACCGGGCGCTACCAGGGCCGCGCGTTCACCGTGATCGGCCGCATCCAGCTGCGCTACGACGCCGGCTTCTGGAACGAGTGGTACGCGCTGTTCGACGATGGCTCGGACGGCTGGCTGGCCGAGGCCTCCGGGCAGGTGACGATGACGCTGGCGAGCGGTCGGCCCGCCGATGCGGTGCCGTTCGAATCGCTGCGGCCGGGCCAATCGTATGACGCCGACGGCAAGCGGTTCGTGCTGTCGGACGTGCGCGAGGCCGACTGCACCGGCGGCGAGGGCGAGCTGCCGTTCCGCGTCGGGCAGGGCTGGCGCGCGCGCGTGGCGGACGGGCGCAGCAAGGACGCCTTCCTGACGCTCGACTATTCCGACGGCACCGCGCCGGTGCTGTACCTGGGCGTGGCCACCTCGCTCAAGGCGCTGAACTGTCAGTTGCTGCGCTCCGACCAGGACATCCGCGACAGCGCGGGGGCGCTGCCGGGCAAGCTGGTCAACCTGGACTGCCCGGCGTGCGGCACGAGCGTGCCCTTCAGCCCAGGCGTTACGACGCACCTGCTGTGCCCGTCGTGCGGCAGCGCCGTCGATACCTCCGCCGCGCGCGCCGAGCTCGTCGAGCGGGCGCGCTCGGTGCCGGAGGTCGTCACCACGCTGGACCTGGGCGCCAAGGCGGTGATCGACGGCGCGCAATGGCAGATCATCGGCGTGATGCGGCGCACCGTCGTCAATGGCGACGGCGAGTGGTTCGAATACCTGCTGTACAGCGCCAGCCGCGGTTTCCTGTGGCTGGTCGAGACCGATGAGGGCTGGTCGCGCGCCCAGGTGCTCGAGCGCTGGCCGGAGACGGTCGATGCGGGCGGCGCCGTGCTCGACGGCAAGCGCTACGCGCGCAGCGATGATTACAGCGCGCGCGTGAGCTACGCCGCCGGCGCCTTCAACTGGCGCGTCAAGAGCGGCGACGTGACCCGCGTGATCGAATACGGCGCCGCCGCCAACGGCCTGGCCGCCGAAAGCGACGCGCATGAACTGAACTGGTCCCGCAGCACCCCGGTCTCGTCCGCCGAGATCCAGGCCTGGTTCGGCAAGACGGTGGCCGAGCCCGTCAAGCCGGCCGACGGCAGTTACATGACGGTGGCGGTGGTGGCCTGCGTGCTGCTCGGTCTGCTGAACCTGGTGCCGTTCTTCATGGCGCCGGGGTCGGTCGTCGTCATCACGCTGTTCGCGGCGGGGCTGCTGCTGTTGCCGGCGTGGCTGGCCGTCAAGGTCGGGGGCGGGGAATGA
- a CDS encoding SPFH domain-containing protein — protein MSLSSFIKKQFIDILQWTESEDGVLAWRYPMQDMEIQNGGSLTVRDSQMAMFVNEGQIADVFGAGMFKLTTQTLPVLTYLKNWDKLFESPFKSDVYFFSTRQQLGRRWGTPQPVTVRDKDFGMVRLRAFGVYAYHVTDPKLFYQQVSGTRDVYTVDDMEQQLGPVIMGAMATAFGESGVPFVDLAANQTLLSNKVREALLPQFTQYGLALDSFQVSSVTLPDELQAALDRRISMDMTGDMQRFTQYQTAESLPLAARNEGGIAGTGAGLAAGMVMGQTMAESLRTSLQGNAGAAPAAQAAPAADDPAARLAKLKELLDKGLITQADFDAGKAAVLKALTGGAG, from the coding sequence GTGAGCTTGTCCAGTTTCATCAAGAAGCAGTTCATCGACATCCTGCAATGGACCGAAAGCGAAGACGGTGTGCTCGCCTGGCGCTATCCGATGCAGGACATGGAGATCCAGAACGGCGGAAGCCTCACCGTGCGCGACTCGCAGATGGCGATGTTCGTCAACGAAGGCCAGATCGCCGATGTGTTCGGCGCCGGCATGTTCAAGCTCACCACGCAGACGCTGCCGGTGCTCACCTACCTGAAGAACTGGGACAAGCTGTTCGAGTCCCCCTTCAAGTCGGATGTCTACTTCTTCAGCACGCGCCAGCAGCTCGGCCGCCGCTGGGGCACGCCGCAGCCGGTGACGGTGCGCGACAAGGATTTCGGCATGGTGCGCCTGCGCGCCTTCGGCGTGTATGCCTACCACGTGACCGATCCCAAGCTGTTCTACCAGCAGGTCAGCGGCACGCGCGACGTCTACACCGTCGATGACATGGAGCAGCAGCTGGGCCCCGTCATCATGGGCGCCATGGCCACGGCCTTCGGCGAATCCGGCGTGCCGTTCGTCGACCTGGCCGCCAACCAGACGCTGCTGTCGAACAAGGTGCGCGAGGCGCTGCTGCCGCAGTTCACGCAGTACGGCCTGGCGCTCGACAGCTTCCAGGTCTCCAGCGTGACGCTGCCCGACGAGCTGCAGGCCGCGCTGGACCGCCGCATCAGCATGGACATGACCGGCGACATGCAGCGCTTCACGCAATACCAGACCGCCGAATCGCTGCCGCTGGCCGCGCGCAACGAAGGTGGCATCGCCGGCACGGGTGCTGGCCTCGCGGCGGGCATGGTGATGGGCCAGACCATGGCCGAGAGCCTGCGCACGTCTTTGCAGGGCAACGCCGGCGCCGCGCCGGCCGCACAGGCCGCTCCGGCTGCCGACGACCCGGCCGCGCGCCTGGCCAAGCTCAAGGAGCTGCTCGACAAGGGCCTGATCACCCAGGCCGATTTCGATGCCGGCAAGGCGGCCGTGCTCAAGGCGCTGACCGGCGGCGCGGGCTGA
- a CDS encoding DUF350 domain-containing protein codes for MIAPILAYATHLLAGAIVFAGFFFVYLKLTPYDEFKLIREGNMAAALSLAGALLGFVLTIASSIQHSDGLVPFLFWAVMASVVQLVVFMVLTRLMPDYRVQIEHDNTAAGGLFGVSALAVGIINAACLA; via the coding sequence ATGATCGCCCCCATCCTTGCCTACGCAACGCACCTGCTGGCCGGCGCCATCGTTTTCGCCGGCTTTTTCTTCGTGTATCTCAAGCTGACGCCGTACGACGAGTTCAAGCTGATCCGCGAAGGCAACATGGCGGCGGCCCTGTCGCTGGCCGGCGCGCTGCTCGGCTTCGTGCTGACCATCGCGTCCAGCATCCAGCACAGCGACGGCCTGGTGCCGTTCCTGTTCTGGGCGGTGATGGCGTCGGTGGTGCAGCTGGTCGTGTTCATGGTGCTGACGCGGCTGATGCCGGACTATCGGGTGCAGATCGAGCACGACAACACGGCGGCCGGCGGGCTGTTCGGCGTGAGCGCGCTGGCGGTCGGCATCATCAACGCGGCCTGCCTGGCCTGA
- a CDS encoding IS3 family transposase (programmed frameshift), with amino-acid sequence MEILTEPERRRRRTAHEKVAIVQETLVPGASVSAVARRHGVNANQVFGWRKQYQEGSLTAVKAGESVVPASELAAAVKEIRELQRLLGKKTLEVEILKEAVEWGRFKKLGCALALAAGGRPMKTVCDVLGVARSAVAVKQRRSTDWQDGRCARSTNDVELVEEIQAHVVGLPTYGYRRIWALLRRSRELTGAPCINHKRIYRVMRDHQLLLRRPGARRDRRRHDGRVAVDRSNRRWCSDGFEFRCDDGTPLRVTFALDCCDREAISWAATTGGHSGDVVRDVMLAAVEQRFGTTQAEQRIEWLTDNGSAYTDHRTRSFARELGLEPLTTPVRSPQSNGMAESFVKTMKHDYVAYMDKPDAPTALSRLAIAFEHYNERHPHSALKYRSPREFRRTAASLT; translated from the exons ATCGAGATTCTGACCGAGCCGGAACGTCGCCGCCGACGCACGGCACATGAGAAAGTCGCCATCGTGCAAGAAACACTGGTGCCGGGAGCTTCGGTATCAGCGGTCGCCCGCCGGCATGGCGTGAACGCCAACCAGGTCTTCGGTTGGCGCAAGCAATATCAAGAAGGCAGCCTAACAGCGGTCAAGGCAGGCGAATCGGTCGTGCCCGCATCTGAGCTGGCCGCCGCCGTCAAGGAAATCAGGGAACTGCAGCGGTTGCTCGGGAAGAAGACACTGGAAGTCGAAATCCTGAAAGAAGCCGTGGAGTGGGGACGCT TCAAAAAACTTGGTTGCGCGCTCGCCCTTGCTGCCGGAGGACGACCGATGAAGACGGTCTGCGATGTTCTCGGCGTGGCGCGCTCTGCAGTGGCGGTCAAACAGAGGCGCTCGACCGATTGGCAAGATGGTCGCTGTGCTCGCTCGACCAACGATGTCGAGCTGGTCGAGGAAATCCAGGCTCACGTGGTGGGCCTGCCGACCTACGGCTACCGGCGCATCTGGGCACTGCTGCGGCGCAGCCGCGAACTGACGGGTGCGCCGTGCATCAACCACAAACGTATCTATCGGGTCATGCGCGACCATCAACTGCTACTGCGCCGTCCCGGCGCACGTCGTGACCGACGTCGGCATGACGGCCGCGTCGCCGTGGACCGGAGCAATCGGCGGTGGTGTTCGGACGGCTTCGAGTTCCGGTGCGACGATGGCACGCCACTGCGCGTGACGTTTGCGCTGGACTGTTGCGACCGCGAAGCCATCAGTTGGGCGGCAACGACTGGAGGGCATAGCGGCGATGTTGTGCGCGACGTGATGCTAGCGGCCGTTGAACAGCGATTCGGCACCACGCAGGCCGAGCAGCGCATTGAATGGCTGACGGACAACGGCTCGGCCTATACCGACCATCGCACGCGCAGCTTCGCTCGCGAGCTCGGCCTTGAGCCACTGACGACGCCGGTTCGCTCCCCGCAAAGCAACGGTATGGCCGAGTCGTTCGTGAAAACGATGAAGCACGATTACGTCGCCTATATGGACAAGCCTGACGCGCCAACGGCGCTCTCGCGTCTGGCAATCGCCTTTGAACACTACAATGAGCGCCACCCGCACAGCGCCCTGAAATACCGCTCGCCACGGGAGTTCAGGAGGACTGCGGCATCCTTAACTTAA
- a CDS encoding IS5-like element IS1421 family transposase (programmed frameshift) — protein MARKKISNELWKALQPLLPVVEPSTKGGRPRVDDRAALNGILFVLHTGIPWEDLPKELGFGSGMTCWRRLREWQANGVWERLHLALLKRLREHDQIDWSRASVDGATVASPRGASTGPNPTDRGKLGSKRHLVVDRRGVPLALMVTGANRHDSVVFEVLVDAIPSVPGLDGRPRCRPDKLHADKGYDFARCRRHLRKRGMTPRIARRGIEKNDRLGKHRWVVERTHAWLAGFGKLRIRFERSLQTHLALLTLACAVICGRFVDRFC, from the exons ATGGCACGAAAGAAGATCAGCAATGAACTGTGGAAGGCATTGCAACCGCTGCTGCCGGTTGTGGAGCCTTCGACCAAAGGCGGTCGTCCGCGCGTGGATGATCGGGCGGCGCTCAACGGCATCCTGTTTGTTCTGCATACCGGTATCCCGTGGGAAGACCTGCCTAAAGAACTGGGCTTTGGCAGCGGCATGACGTGCTGGCGTCGCCTGCGGGAGTGGCAGGCCAACGGCGTTTGGGAGCGGCTGCATTTGGCTCTGCTCAAGCGCCTACGCGAACACGACCAGATTGACTGGAGCCGAGCCAGTGTCGACGGTGCAACGGTGGCCAGCCCCCGGGGGGCGAGC ACGGGGCCGAATCCAACGGATCGCGGCAAGCTCGGTAGCAAGCGCCATCTCGTCGTAGATCGGCGCGGCGTGCCGTTGGCGCTGATGGTCACCGGTGCCAATCGTCACGACTCGGTGGTGTTCGAGGTGCTCGTTGACGCCATCCCGAGCGTGCCCGGACTCGATGGCCGCCCGCGATGCCGCCCCGACAAGCTTCACGCGGATAAGGGATACGACTTCGCGCGATGCCGCCGGCATCTGCGCAAGCGGGGCATGACTCCCCGGATCGCTCGCCGTGGCATCGAGAAGAACGACCGGCTCGGCAAGCATCGCTGGGTGGTCGAACGCACCCATGCCTGGCTTGCTGGATTCGGCAAGTTGCGCATTCGTTTCGAGCGTTCTCTTCAGACTCACCTCGCTTTGCTCACCCTGGCTTGCGCCGTCATCTGCGGACGATTTGTTGATCGGTTTTGTTAG
- a CDS encoding IS110 family RNA-guided transposase → MKLTVIGMDIAKHVFQLHAVNPSTGEIERIKLRRSQLLEFFAKRERSLVAMEACGGAHHWARELLQLGHDVKLICPRSVRPFVLRNKSDAADARAIWTAVQQPEARLVAVKSEAQQTILALHRLRAQLMKFRIMQTNALRGLLHEFGEALPEGYQALSKEIPAALAKVSDRLPAMLIDSLREQWARVQATDKDINLLEHRLKLALRDSQQCQRIAEIPGIGLLTATAAVATIGDPHTFRSGREFAAWLGLVPKQVGTGGKVRQLGLSKRGDTYLRTLLMHGARSVITRGTRSPWLDGLLARRPFNVVVAALANKLARTIWAVLSRGTPYHGAA, encoded by the coding sequence ATGAAGCTTACTGTAATCGGCATGGACATTGCCAAGCATGTCTTTCAATTGCACGCGGTCAACCCTAGCACCGGCGAAATCGAGCGCATCAAGCTCAGGCGCAGCCAGCTTCTGGAGTTTTTTGCGAAGCGGGAGCGTTCGTTGGTGGCGATGGAAGCTTGCGGTGGCGCGCATCACTGGGCCCGAGAGTTGTTGCAGCTCGGACATGACGTCAAGCTGATCTGCCCTCGGTCCGTACGCCCCTTCGTGTTGCGCAACAAGAGCGACGCTGCCGACGCGCGTGCCATCTGGACAGCAGTGCAACAACCCGAGGCACGCCTTGTTGCGGTCAAGAGCGAGGCGCAACAAACCATCCTCGCCCTGCACCGCCTGCGCGCCCAACTGATGAAGTTCCGGATCATGCAGACCAACGCGCTGCGTGGCTTGCTCCACGAGTTCGGCGAAGCGTTGCCGGAAGGCTATCAGGCCCTCTCAAAGGAGATTCCTGCGGCCCTTGCCAAGGTCTCGGATCGCTTGCCGGCCATGCTGATCGACAGCCTGCGCGAGCAGTGGGCTCGCGTGCAGGCTACGGACAAAGACATCAACCTACTTGAGCATCGGCTCAAGCTCGCACTTCGCGACAGTCAGCAATGCCAAAGGATCGCTGAAATCCCTGGTATTGGCTTGCTGACTGCAACCGCCGCCGTCGCCACCATCGGCGACCCCCATACCTTCCGCTCCGGCCGCGAATTTGCTGCCTGGCTCGGGCTGGTGCCAAAACAAGTCGGAACGGGCGGCAAAGTTCGACAACTTGGACTGAGCAAGCGCGGCGATACCTATTTGCGAACACTACTGATGCACGGTGCGCGATCAGTTATTACTCGTGGTACGCGATCCCCGTGGCTCGACGGCCTGCTTGCTCGACGTCCCTTTAACGTGGTGGTTGCCGCACTGGCAAACAAGCTCGCCCGCACGATCTGGGCGGTTCTATCTCGAGGTACTCCGTACCATGGTGCGGCCTAA
- a CDS encoding ABC transporter substrate-binding protein: MTTPDCIHVDRRTVLKSALAAAAVQLAPAFIRQARGEAPLRIGMVDPMTGVYAAVAQNEVTGARLAVAQINARGGILGRPIELLVEDSANDVGTGVQKARKLIERDQVSFLIGDVNSGIAQAIAQVSNEKKVLHIVSGGHTDTITGSDCKWNVYRVCNTTSMEANAVANLLFSKYGKKWHFITPDYAFGHTLQKAAAADLQKLGGTITGNELTPLGTTDFSAYLIKARAANPDVLLVLPQGSDMVNCLKQIAQFGIGKQMHIAGLQQELESLEAMPPEARVGIWMFEWYWKQPGVPGVEQFVADIRKVNNGKVPTARHWFGFTSVHTLAAVANREKTLDSRKLAEALGGFALADDVKLQPNKCYYRKGDHQLMTSSFVGEALSRPAGDPEDLFRVDHVVAGDQTAPPESATGCTIKWPA, from the coding sequence ATGACAACACCGGATTGCATCCACGTTGATCGCCGCACTGTACTCAAGAGCGCACTCGCCGCCGCCGCGGTGCAGCTGGCGCCTGCGTTCATCCGCCAAGCGCGCGGCGAAGCGCCTCTGCGCATCGGCATGGTCGACCCGATGACCGGCGTCTACGCGGCCGTCGCGCAGAACGAAGTCACGGGCGCCAGGCTCGCCGTGGCGCAGATCAACGCCCGGGGCGGCATCCTCGGCCGGCCGATCGAGCTGCTGGTGGAAGACTCGGCCAACGACGTCGGCACCGGCGTCCAAAAGGCGCGCAAGCTGATCGAGCGAGACCAGGTGAGCTTCCTGATCGGCGATGTGAACTCCGGCATCGCGCAGGCCATCGCGCAGGTCAGCAACGAGAAGAAGGTGCTGCACATCGTCTCGGGCGGCCACACCGACACCATCACCGGCAGCGACTGCAAGTGGAACGTCTACCGCGTCTGCAACACCACCAGCATGGAAGCCAACGCGGTGGCCAACCTGCTGTTCTCCAAGTACGGCAAGAAGTGGCACTTCATCACGCCGGACTACGCCTTCGGCCACACCCTACAGAAAGCCGCGGCGGCCGACCTGCAGAAGCTCGGCGGCACCATCACCGGCAACGAGCTGACGCCGCTGGGCACCACCGACTTCTCCGCCTACCTCATCAAGGCGCGCGCGGCCAATCCGGACGTGCTGCTGGTGCTGCCGCAGGGCTCGGACATGGTCAACTGCCTCAAGCAGATCGCCCAGTTCGGCATCGGCAAGCAGATGCATATCGCCGGGCTGCAGCAGGAGCTCGAATCGCTCGAGGCGATGCCGCCGGAGGCGCGCGTCGGCATCTGGATGTTCGAGTGGTACTGGAAGCAGCCGGGCGTGCCGGGCGTCGAGCAGTTCGTCGCCGACATCCGCAAGGTCAATAACGGCAAGGTGCCCACCGCGCGCCACTGGTTCGGCTTCACCTCGGTGCACACCCTGGCCGCGGTCGCCAACCGCGAGAAGACCCTCGATTCGAGAAAGCTCGCCGAAGCGCTGGGCGGCTTCGCGCTGGCCGACGACGTCAAGCTGCAGCCCAACAAGTGCTACTACCGCAAGGGAGATCACCAACTGATGACGTCGTCCTTCGTGGGCGAAGCGCTGTCCAGGCCGGCGGGGGACCCGGAAGACCTGTTCCGCGTCGACCACGTGGTCGCGGGCGACCAGACCGCGCCGCCCGAAAGCGCGACCGGCTGCACCATCAAGTGGCCGGCCTGA